One stretch of Miscanthus floridulus cultivar M001 chromosome 18, ASM1932011v1, whole genome shotgun sequence DNA includes these proteins:
- the LOC136523444 gene encoding uncharacterized protein, translating into MGFKAEINMGQQHFDGMLALIASMLPEGHVLPKSLYECQKLLDGLKMPYEQIHACPNGCVLFRKEHEHEKYCPKCKSSRYLEVDSGDGHKKQLTVPMKILRWVQSLWFDGCPYTCWPVFVIPLNLPPGVAFERQNVFLSLIIPGHPRKKMGVFIEPLIDELVSAWEDGVWTYDRATKIPFKMHVWYQYSMHDFLAYGIFSGWCVHGKFPCPLCKDRLRFIWLKKGGKYSSFDKHRQFLPPEHPFRQDTKNFTKGVVVTEPAPQMMIGAEVHAQIDALMENQEGDGFVGYNEEHMWTHKSGLMRLPYFDDLLMPHYIDVMHTEKNVAEALWGTIMETEKSKDNPKARVDLAELCDRPHQEMRAPRGGKTWKRSKADFVLTPRQRREVLQWIQTLMFPDGYAANLRRGVNLTTLRVNGMKSHNYHIWIERLLPTMVRGFVPEHIWTVLAELSYFFRQLCAKELSRTVIADLEKVAPVLLCKLEKIFPPGFFNPMQHLILHLP; encoded by the exons aTGGGGTTCAAGGCCGAGATCAACATGGGTCAACAacacttcgatggtatgttggccttgattgctagcatgcttccggagggccacgtTCTACCAAAGAGCCTGTACGAGTGCCAGAAACTCCTTGATGGACTCAAGATGCcttacgagcagatacatgcttgtccgaatgggtgtgtcctctttaggaaagaacatgagcatgaaaagtactgtccgaagtgcaaatcctccaggtacctagaggtagactctggggATGGCCACAAGAAGCAGCTTACCGTCCCGATGAAAATCTTACG atgggttcaatccttatggtttGATGGCTGCccctacacatgttggcccgtgttcgtcatccccctcaatctcccccccggcgtCGCATTTGAACgtcagaacgtattcttgtcattgataattcctggacacccgaggAAGAAGATGGGTGTCTTCAtagagcctctgattgatgaattggtcagtgcttgggaggatggggtatggacatacgacagaGCTACAAAGATacccttcaaaatgcatgtttggtaccagtactccatgcatgacttcctagcgtatgggatattctccgGTTGGTGTgtccatgggaagttcccatgtccATTATGCAAGGATCGTCTGAGGTTCATCTGGCTcaagaagggtggtaagtattcgtcgttcgacaaacatcgtcaattcctccctcccGAGCATCCATTTAggcaagacaccaagaactttacgaaaggtgtcgtagtgacagaacctgcaccacagatgatgattggtgccgaggttcatgctcagatagatgctctcatggagAATCAAGAAGGTGATGGCTTCGTGGGATACAACGAggaacacatgtggactcataagtcgggcttgatgaggctcccctattttgatgaccttcttatGCCACATtacattgatgtcatgcacacagaaaagaatgtcgccgaggcactctgGGGAACAATCATGGAAactgaaaagtcaaaggacaaccctaaggctagagtggacctggcagagTTGTGTGATAGACCACATCAAGAGATGCGTGCTCCTAGAGGCGGCAAGACATGGAAAAGGTCTAAGGCAGATTTCGTCTTGACCCCCagacaaaggagggaagtactccaatggatccagacgttaatgttccctgatgggtatgcagcgaatctgaggaggggagtgaacttaactACTCTCCGAgtgaacgggatgaagagtcacaactaccacatatggattgagcggcttcttccgacgATGGTTCGAGGCTTTGTCCCTGAGCACATATGGACAGTGCTGGCAGAGCTGAGCTACTTCTTCCGCCAGctctgtgccaaggagttatctcggaccgtgattgctgacttggaaaaaGTGGCACCTGTCTTGctttgcaagttggagaagatctttccacctggcttcttcaatccgatgcagcatctgatattgcacctccc gtga
- the LOC136523445 gene encoding predicted GPI-anchored protein 58 — protein sequence MYTAGPPRSPIGHTHPAPVSVTRRRRRPAAPPPPATPATVGDPRAPIPAPCPRPAPPAPPPAPAPSPAARCCRPAPRRWPPTPPLRPARPTRVPASPPLRAPPAPPPAPLNASGPLPPEKEREGHLHLPSPWGPRPARPPSPSVLGGEEAEVK from the coding sequence ATGTATACGGCCGGCCCACCCCGAAGCCCCATCGGCCACACACACCCCGCACCCGTCTCTgtgacccgccgccgccgccgcccggccgccCCCCCCCCGCCGGCGACCCCCGCCACCGTCGGCGACCCCCGCGCCCCCATCCCCGCGCCGTGTCCCCGCCCTGCGCCCCCAgcaccgccgcccgcgcccgcccccaGCCCCGCCGCTCGCTGCTGCAGGCCCGCGCCGCGCCGGTGGCCACCGACCCCGCCGCTCCGGCCTGCCCGCCCCACCCGCGTGCCCGCCTCTCCTCCCCTCCGCGCCCCACCCGCGCCCCCGCCGGCGCCGCTGAACGCCAGCGGCCCACTGCCGccggagaaggagagggagggccacCTTCACCTCCCCTCCCCATGGGGGCCGCGCCCAGCCCGCCCCCCCTCGCCGTCGGttcttggaggggaggaggcagaggtgaagtag